TTCCTTCCgtgttctttcccttcttttctctttcctactataatgttttagaaaagcaaagtgTAACTTGCAGGGAAAGGACTCATGTCCATGAGGATGGTGCTGTTTTGAAGGCCGGTTTTTCTTCATGACAAAGATTCATTCTTTGATGTTACTCCGACCCACTGCTAATGTTTCGGTGGTCGTGTGCTAAGATCTTTGTGTCTATGCACATAATTTATGGCTCTTCACAGTGTAAGAACATTTGCCATTGAAAATTCCTTGGACAAGAAAAGATGCCTCCAGTAGGTACATTTGatacttggttttgttttctgctgttgctttgcAATGATGGGAGCCACTGTGCAAAGGCTGatataaacaacaacaaaaaatctttcCTAAAACGCTTTAGAGCTCAAACTGGCAAAAGACACATGTGAATAAGTGGCATTAAGGGCTGAAATGACATCCGAAGCCCTGGGGCCTGTGGCAAAGATATAAATTAAACTCAGGTCTCCTGAGTGCCAATCTCTTGCACAGTTCAGAGGATTGTGCCTTTTTAAATTCAGTCTCACTAAGAATATTCAGAATTCATCTTCAGAGATAATGAAATCAGACCCAGTATAAGCACTGGTGCACAAATGCTCTTTCAATCAGGTGCACCTTTGAACAAGCAGTTCATTTCATAAAAGCCAGTGGGGTTACTTACGGTCTTGAACTTACACCACACACACGCATGCACACGTATGTTCTGTGCAGCCCTAGTGCTGCATTTTCTCCATTCAGTTGTGTGCTGTAAATCAGGATCTGTGCATCTTTGGTTCAGTACCCAGCAAGCTCGGGgtttaattaaagaaattccatttcctttcaCTCCTGGAGGCTCTTTTTGATAGAACTATCCCTCAAAATGCAGCATgattcatttcttctgcatttagAATAATATttgtaagaaataataataaaaaaaacctgttagGCCTCAAATCATTCCtttattcagaaagaaattgaaTGCTGTGGCCTCTTGCAGAAATTGAAGGGGAAGAATTATACGGTTACACATATTTTTATCCTGTTTGAGTGAACAATGCAATAAATCAGCTTGGTCTCCAAACTACAAAAGCTGGTAAAATACCTAAAAGACAATAGAAAATGACAAAATCCATTTtagttttcagatgttttcactCATTCCTTATACAGTAAGCAAAGAGTAAAAAACGTGataacattttcatatttcactctctccttaaagagaaaaaaaatgctgcaggagGATAGGATGATAGGATGGCAAGCAGTTCTGTATTTCCAAGATTAACTATGAAAGATGGATCATCTGGGCATGTCTGAAAGCTATGCGTAACCTTTGTGCTACAAatatctcatttcaaaaatgtcatATTCTGCTTATTCAATGGGGTTCCATAAGGCTATTGTAAGCACCGTGCCTCTTGCTTCCAGATCAGAACTGAAGTTATTACTGCCTGTGtgtttggttttcctttcagtttattAGAGGCAGCTAATTGCTTGGCACTGGACTGCCAATAAATATAGGCAGTTGCTGCTTAACAGGTGTAAACTCAGTGAAGTTGGGCTTTATTTGCAGGGATGGCAGTGCTTCCAGTTCTTCAGTTGTGGTGGGTTTGGCAATTAGGAATGCTGAAGACAGAGCCCTTAGCACAGCACCTGAGCTCCCACAGCccaggcagcagtggcagctccCACAGTGACTGCTGAACCGCCGTCCTCCAAGCACCTTTGTACTggtccctgcagccctggcagcaaATTGCCTTTGTGCTCTGCAATAAAAGCATCCACAGGGGCTTCGTGAGGCAGTTTTGCATGACTAGTTAGGGAAGTGGCACCTGGCAGAGAGAGGAATTGTCCTCACCTTCATCTTACCCTCTGGTTTCACAAGTGGTGAGAAAAATAGAACtgactgaaagacaaaaatctcTCTTAGGAGAACCCTGAGGCTATTTTATGGAGGAGATGTGGTATTTgtggaaaaggaagggagaagggaggggaatAGGGAAATGCCATGAttagagatgaaaagaaaaatccagaaaCTTTTGTTCTGGGAGAAGAGGTCTTGAAAATACCCAGTTCAGGAGAAACTCCAGCTGAGCACATCACCTTGCTGCCCTCTGATTCCCATCCCAAATGAGACAGTGCATGGGGACTGCAGGTAGTTGGGGAACCCATGGCCATGAGCTGCTTCTCActgtctgcagctcctgggaaaTCCTGTGGGCGATCCTAGTGCCGACTCAGCTTCACTGTCTGTTTGTAAGTAGATCAAGAAATTGACACAAAACGTCATGATTAACTGTGTCTTCTTGCCTGTGGGAATTAACAAAGAGCAAGTTTATTTCTAATTGAAAAAGCAGTGGCAGGTTTTTGTTattctctgcaaagaaaagctcAACATACAGACCAACAATAGTCCTTCTCTATGCCTCAGAGTTATAGGAGTGCCCAGCTTGCTGGAGTAGGTGAATGAACAATCCCTGCAGTAGAAGAGCTGCATCCTTCAGTGACAGCAGTGGCTGTCAGAGCAGCACCCTGAGGAAGCAAGACCCAGATCAGAACCTATAGAGGTCTATAGGAACTTTCATATTTCTTCCATTTACCTTTGGGTCAGGCCCCATGTGCAGTGAAGTACTGGTGGCAGAGTCTCAGGGTGGATTATCAGGGACAAACAAACTGGGGACGTGGTAATCCATGTTGAAAAGCACTCAATTACCCCATATTTAGAGGAGATGACACTGCAGTACGTGTATCACCAATATGTCAGCATGGTTTGCTTTTCATAGGAGTTTATGTTCCCAGCAGGCACCAAATGCTTTTTCTGCCTGATAAATGTCAAGTACTTAAAGCAATCTTGCCTGTTCCTCTCAGGAGATTGCCAAATAATCTCCTTTCATTGGCTATGGGCTCTTGCCAGGGCTTCAGCATTTGTGCACATTTATCCCTGCCAAATGTTGGTAACACAGGAGCTGTACAAATACTCCCTGCTCCTTTTGCTAGCTTTGCACAGCTCTGTTCAATTTCAGGATTCCTATTCTTTCCTCTGATAGTTGGGAGTAGAGCAGGAATTTGTGTGCAGGTGTTCCGTAACCACGGGTGCTGTGAATTCAGCCCTTACTATTGAGCAGCATTTCAGAGTAAAAATCTTTGTTCAATAAACATAGTGTCTTGCATCACAGCATTCTCAAAGCTAATTCTGTTCATCTCCTGAATGCCCcgctgcagctgaaggaagtTCCCAGTAGGTGTTGTGCAGCTCCTTTCTTCCCAATCATAATAAAAGATTTCTTTGCTGCTCTATATCCTCTAGGAAGTCTTACAGCCCCAAATGTAAATACTAAGTAGCAGACTGGAGGTAACTCTATAAGgtttaacaaatatttaaagtatttaGTTTTAAATTTTAGTTTTAATAGTGCAGTTTATCATGGAGAGAAAAGATCTTCATAAGATACCATCTCCTGGAAATAGATGCTTTAATAAAGGAAACTGGTAGAGAAAGAATGCTTTGAAtagaaagaggaaagcaaatcTTTCACCTTGTCATGTTTTATGCTGTGGATCATATGGCAGGGCCAGATCATTTGACCTTTTTGTTGATAATGTCACCAAGATATTTTAAGCTAATGCTACATACTGTGCGATGGCAGATGAGAATGCTGTGTGTGTCAGTGCAGCAGTTAATTTCAAACCATGCAAAAATACTTTACGAGACGAGATGGCAGAATGTCACTCATTTTTCCATgacatttctcatttccttgtCTATAATGTAATAATGTCTGAATGTTGTTTGTGTAAACCCCAGCACTTCGGGAGGGGCACAGATCGCATGGCAGAACCTTTTCAGCTTGCTTAAAAATGGTgaaaatagaaggaagaaagaggcaAATGCTATTTCTAGCAATTTCTTGGAAAACATGGTGTTCTtaaacacttttatttttaaagggaacatATCAGCTGAAACTAGCCTTGAATGGCTACCAGCACAAGAGCATTTTTTATGACTTTGCTGTCAGCAACACTGCTCCAGATAAAAGGTGGAAGAGTGGTGATACAGCTGTGACAcggagctgtgtgtgtgacaCCTGTGCTTTAGGGGATGTAGATGACAGAATAGGGAACAAGGATACACGGATGGCAGAGGAGTGGGAAACACGTGTACCTCAGGTATACGTTAAGGATGTGCAGGGTGCACAGGGAGCTGAAATTTGCAGAAAGCCTCTTCTTCCACAATAGGTGATTTGCAAATGCAGCAAAGTCTGCAACCTGTTAGCTGTCACAAACCACAGTTCAGGTCCTGTGCAAAATGCTCAGAAGCACTTAGGCATTCTGTGCCGGTCTCATTGACAGCCTCTTCACTTTAATGACACCGATCTGAAGAAGATCGCATTTGCCAGAGTTGTAAATCAGATTGAGGAAGGTGTGGAGAGAGGACTGAGCTCAAGTTGATGTCAGTAGAACTGGTATGAATGTGATATTCAAATAATATACTAAACAGAAAGGGAATGGGGGttgagctggcagcagagcaagaaaaaatCTGATCGTATGGTCAAATACATCAGGAGtaatattttctgcaaagccCAAATGATTCACATAGCCTACATCTCGTTCCCCAAAGTCTATCATAAGACAttcaagaaaattaatttgggttaattaaaaagacaaatttaaaGTACATTAGGATATATCCACAGAGTGAAAACTATCAAGCTACCAAATACGCTTATCTGTAGTAGCTTTTGCATGTCCCTAGCCTGCTCCAAAGTGGAACACGTTAATTGGAACCATCGTGAAagtataatctttttttttttttctttttttccttttatttctagctggttttgtttttgctctgtTGTACATTAGTTACATGTTAGATGCATGTTATTGATGGAGAGTGGTCCTGTTACTTCATTTGTAAGCTCACACATACATCCAAGTCTCCTTAGTCCCAAACAGAACTAGGATCTTGTTTAACAGCTGCCAATATTTCTATCCCTTTTAAGAAATACCGAAGAATTATTTAACAGGTAAAGCAGAAGGATGACAAAGCAGTAATGCTGGGTTTGAATCTTCCTCTGATAATGACCAAAGCTCATCAGCaaaatgcagtactgcaggCGCCTTCCCCAGCACTCAGCATCCTAGCAGGCCATCAGAACACTGCCTCACGGCTGGCAGAGCCACTGGCTTTGGGAGCACATTGGGAGCTGTTTCAAGAAGAGTATTTTTAACTCCATGTGTGCTGCCTGGTTGGTTTAACATCAGATATTCACTAGCTGCTGTCTGATGGTTGGGTCAGCAAATGGGATCTGGAAATTCTCTGAATGCTGAGTTTGCAGTGATAGATCTGTAGCAGCAAATTGCAAAGAGCAATACTATCTGATAAGaatggaaagctgcatttctAAGCTGGCATGTATTTTAGGAGtttctgaaaactgagaaaCTTAACAATGAGGTGTTGAGGCCTTCAGTGCAAGAACTGTTTACCCTATAGGAATACAAAATAGGTTCAGTATGCATAgtaaatttcatttctgaattagTTTGTTGAATCCATGTAGGATAAAAACTGACTTCGGCTAAATATTTAATGAGGTACTCTATTAACCCCATGATTTAGTGAGACTTTTCATTAAGTATTTgtgcaaagagaacaaaatgagTTTCATTTGTCTTTAATTCATCAAGGATAATTTTAAGAAATCCTTAAccttttcaaatgaatttcataataatattttgatttctaaTTTCACAGATTAAATGATCTGTTGTTTCTAAATAAACGTGTTTCAGAAGGATCTCAATCTGTGAGGTATTTTGTATCTCTTGACTTCACGGAATTCTTGGGTATTCATAGGACTGAATTCAGATAAATGATTAGGATCATCCCTACAGGacattttgcagtattttttgttagcatttcctttccctttcagtGCTGAGACAATTGTACTTCATGCAAGATGTTACTGTAAGCAAAAAAGTCTTGATTCATCAACGTGTTATTGCAGAGTTGCATCACTGTCATTCCAGTGTGAATGTCCAGGATTTTAAGTGTTCCCTTACAGCCATAAAGAGTTCATTTGGATACTTAATTTTAtgtctctttgtttttaaaattccaCAGTGATATTTCAAAAGCATAataattaaaatggaaagtCCTCCTGTCCAGGTAGAGAACAGTTGTCTCAGAGGAGGGGAAGCGTTCATTAGCTGCTGACTATTGGAGAgtcacaacctctctggggaAGATTAGGAGTGTTTTGAATAGGATGCTATTTTTGTAGTGTTCTACTGGTATGCTACCAGAAAAAGCCAACAATAGGCTGGTCCCATGAAATCCATTCCAGAATTATGAGACCATTACAGAGATCCTATGTTTGACAAAGattgttaaatatttcttatgaatttgtattttgttttgttctcagtgtCAGCCAAACCAAGACCTCACAGTGATGAATATACAAAGAAGATTCCACCTCCTAAGCCAAAACGAAATCCAAACACTCAGTTAAGCACATCTTTTGATGAAACTTACATCAAAAAGCATGGCCCTATGAAGACACCACTCACTAGGGATGCGTCCTTGTCACAGGTCAGCAGTCCTGCCCCAGacacagaggaagaagagcCTGTTTATATTGAAATGGTTGGGAATATACTCAGAGACTTCAAAAAAGATGAAGATGACCAAAGTGAAGCAGTCTATGAGGAGATGAAATACCCTATATTTGATGATGTAGGCCAAGATTCAAAATGTCAATGTGAATATGACCATCACACTTGTTCTTCTCAGTGTGCTACTCCCACAGTGCCTGACCTCGATTTCACCAAGACTTCAGTGCCATCTACTCCCAAGGGCTTGCTTTGTGATATACCCCCACCATTTCCAAATCTGCTTTCTCACAGACCTCCACTGCTGGTGTTCCCACCAGCACCAGTGCAGTGTTCCCCAAATTCTGACGAGTCTCCTCTAACTCCGCTAGAGGTCACAAAGCTTCCTGTTTTAGAAAACGTGTCTTACATAAAACAACAAGCTGGAGCTTCTCCATCTTCGTTGCCACCTCATACACCAGGCCATCAAAAACTGGAGAAGGAGCAGATGGTATCTCACGGAACTAGCACCCCTGGGCACACCTCTTCACCTCCTCATCCTTCTACCTTATACAGAACACAGTCTCCACATGGTTATCCTAAAAGTCACTCTGCCTCACCCTCTCCTGTCAGTATGGGTAGGTCTCTTACCCCTTTAAGCCTCAAAAGACCTCCACCTTATGACTCTGTACATTCAGGAAGTCTCTCAAGAAGCTCTCCATCAGTGCCTCATTCTACAGCCAGAAATACATTGCAAGAAGGAGGAAAGATGGTAAATGTCTCAGTCAGTACCTACGGGTCATCATCTCAGAGCAGTTCCCGTTCTCGGACACCTACCAGTCCTCTGGAGGAACTAACCAGCCTCTTTACCTCAGGACGAAGTCTCCTGAGGAAGTCCTCCAGTGGCAGAAGATCTAAGGAACCTGCAGAAAGTAAGTTCTTAATAcaatttttctcattcttactTAGGGAGTAGCAATTTCCACTGTATTTTACTAAATCTAATACTTGGCAAAAAGCAAATACTGCAGAACTCTGAATTCCATTCATAATTGCCTTGTaactagaagaaaaatgattattcTTAAAACTGTGAATGTTATTAAAGTCAGTGTTTGTATTGTTGTATCTTAAAGACTTTTAAGCATGTGTACCACAACTACAGAATCCTGTCAGACAGGAGTACAATTCATGGCTTGGTCTTGCAATAGGAATCAGTGTCCATTAACTTTTCCACAGTCATAGCGGTCCATGTGAGTTGGGATCTTCTCAGTATCTCGCCTTCTTAATTTTGTGATGGATGTTAAGATGATTGTCTGAACAACTTGTAGTGAAATATCCAGACAGTAGTTTCTTAGGGCCTCTATTCATCACCCTTAACTTTGCCAGTAATCACTATGCGTGTGGTAGAAACCAGAGGTACCAGCTTAAAGCATTCTTCCCCTTCCCACTGCCTCCTCCTGTCCCGTGCCACAGAGTATCCCTTTCAGCTGTGACAGTGAGACTGGTTGTGAGGCCATTCTGTGAATCAATATGAAAACCAACATGACCTAAAACACATTACCCACACACAGGGGAAAGGATCAGAGGAAATTGTGTAGAAAAACCTTAAGCCAATATTGACTTTGAATACACTGTATCATAAAACCATTGTCCCATGTGCATTCAGGTTTACACAAAGCACTTCTTCTGAGTTAGTGAAATATGGAAGCTCCTAATGAAATCAGCAGGAGTCACAGGTGTGAGTGAAAGCAGAATCTGGCACCAGgatttctcctgaaaataagCATTCCTGTTCAGTGGTCATAAAGACAGTGTCTTGCAGTGGGACTCAGCCATAACATCTTCTGTCTGAGTGCAAAGTGTGCTCAGTATGCTTTCTCCTGTGACTTCCATAAAATCACTTTATGACTTTGTAATCTTAATGCCTGCCTAACAGAAAAGCTCTTTTCAGAGAACAACCAATTTTACGTTTGTGCAAGTGCTACATTTTACCTATTTGGCAGCTGTAACTTGACAGACTCTGTAGTGGCTTTTGTCTGTTAAAAGAAGGTATTCTTGTTTCCAGGCTAATAAATTAATAGAGATCGGAGGTGAATTTCCCACTGACTGCGTTTACACTGCTCTGTTGCATTACTGATAGCAGTGCAGTCAACAGAATACTGCGAATGTGAGTCAGGGCAGATATTGGTTTTATCTTGCTTTAATACTTTTGTGGCCTGCAATCAAAATTGTTATATGAAAGCCTTAGCTTCATTATTCAGTAGGGTTTATGaagtgatttttattaaaagacaaTAACACCAGATTTGTGTGCTGGATGGAAGCAAATCTGAACCTAAATGGCAAGGTGATTTCTGTAATTGGGAACAATTATGAGGGATGTGTTTTGACATTTATAAATAATTGTAGTGAAGTGGTAGAGAGATTTTGGCAAAGTGCAGACAAGACTGAACATTATTAAACATGATTCTTACTGATAAGTCAGTGGAAATTCTCTCTAAACTCCAAGCTAGGCCAGAGCTAGTGTTGAGTCTCACAAACGTGATGTAGGCAGAAGTACTAGGTTTGGAAACTATGGAAATACTTGTGATGAATCTGCCAAGTCCTGGGAAACTTCAGGAAATCGATGTGCTTCTCTCTCCTACATAACTCTAAACAGATCTTCTCTGTGTTCCACTTGACTGAAATAGAATGCAGACCATCAAAAGATATTTCagttatatatttaaaattaaatcttGCCCTGTGGATCTGTATCAAGAACAGCTTTCTTATTGGTCTCTCAAGGAGCATTCTGATTCCTCCTTAGGAAGTAGAAACGTCCTTGTCACTGGTAATAGTCATCTAATTGGTAATGGTAATACAAAGGGGTCGTGAAATAGAAACAGTGTTCACTTTTTTAGGgacaaaacattcattttataaATGGAGACTAGTGGTGAAAAGACTttggagcacagctgtgttgAGTAAACGAACAGACTGCCCATCTAATCCGATTGTAATTCATCTGGTATTTACAGTATGACTTAATCTCATGGGATCACTGCACTGAGGAAGGATCAGGTTTGTGCTCAGATATTGTAGAGGTAGAAGTCCTTTTAGAAGGCACTGAAAACACATATAGGGCTAACATTTCATGTCCTGCAATTTTGCATTGAAATGAtctagcatttaaaaaaaaaaaaaaaaaaaaaaaaaaaccctaaactGTGGGATTTGAAAGTAGAATCTACCAAACTGTCACATTTATACACTGTGATAATACGTAGTGATAGCAAGCATAGACTGGGCTAATCGTAAGATGTGTTGAAGAAATTTTGCTCCTGTAAATCACACTGGAAGCTTAAAGTAACTCAGTTTTGGATTGTTTTTTTAAGCTATGGGAGAGTAAATGCATAGCATGGACGTGCGGGGACTGCCATGTTTTTATACTTGTCACTTCAGTGTAATTTGGTTTCAGCATAAGGAACAAATTCCAGAATCCAGGGgctaataaacaaacaaagcagaagctaAGTGGCTCTTATGAAATTGTGCTAGGAAACTAAGAATATGTGCTTATAAACTACAAAATTATTCTGAGCACATCTCAAGTAACTTTCTCATTGAATCCTCTAAGACTCAGCCCCCTGTGACTTGTCTGAAGCTCTCGCTGCCATATGCTAGTCCCCCAAAAAAGCACAATCCTACATTTTATATTCAGCTGAGtgtatttggaaaatattgCAGCAGTTACAGAGAAAattctttctcatctttatTGTTATTACTGCAACTGCCTTTGTGGAAATTTTGCACTTGAGTCCAAATTCAGAATTTATTCGCTGTCTTTTAGTTTGTAGCAATTTTGAGTGGGTTTCCTTTGGAGGAAGGAGACTGCACAAAGCTTATTTCCTGTGAGTTAAAGCTGCCCTACTCCTCCTttgtgtattattttctttgttcttctggcatttttcccttattttccccttccattttattattatagAGTTCATTGGAATTAGATTAGTGGGAAATTGGGATAAATCAGTGATACAAAGGAGACTGCGACCTTGGGGCCGCATTTTCTGAAGACAGGAGCTTCTGCTGAAGCCTCAGCCCTGTTACTGAGCTCACTCAGCATCCGCTGGCTGCAGTTGTGATGTGCGTATCTAGATTTTATAGGCTGTTCACTTATTGTGCTGTGTTCTAGTAAAAGTTCTCTTGTGTGCTGTTAGCATCCTAAATATGCATTGAGGCACAATTATGAAGGTGGAGagagaagaacaaaggaaaataaactgtaaggccaaatcagaaatgaaaatgtggaaGATGATcacaaagaaaggcagaaagatggagagaaacATACcgaaaactgaagaaagatgCCAAGCATAAAAACCGTGAAGGAGTAgaaaagattattattattattattcagtaCCTGTGTGAGGTAGCATGGTTGCATGCCCAGTTTGTAGAGCCCTACAAAGCA
Above is a window of Gallus gallus isolate bGalGal1 chromosome 9, bGalGal1.mat.broiler.GRCg7b, whole genome shotgun sequence DNA encoding:
- the NYAP2 gene encoding neuronal tyrosine-phosphorylated phosphoinositide-3-kinase adapter 2 isoform X2; protein product: MMSSNKEEVTLGAFLQYIEDMGMKAYDGLVIQNASDIARENDRMRNETNLAYLKEKSEKRRKQEEAIKRIGGEVVRGNEGSYVGKHFRMGFMTMPAPQDRLPHPCSSGFAVRSQSLHSVGGTDDETSSSRKQPPPKPKRDPNTKLSTSSETVNTGTTSKSGKLPDRTEVSAKPRPHSDEYTKKIPPPKPKRNPNTQLSTSFDETYIKKHGPMKTPLTRDASLSQVSSPAPDTEEEEPVYIEMVGNILRDFKKDEDDQSEAVYEEMKYPIFDDVGQDSKCQCEYDHHTCSSQCATPTVPDLDFTKTSVPSTPKGLLCDIPPPFPNLLSHRPPLLVFPPAPVQCSPNSDESPLTPLEVTKLPVLENVSYIKQQAGASPSSLPPHTPGHQKLEKEQMVSHGTSTPGHTSSPPHPSTLYRTQSPHGYPKSHSASPSPVSMGRSLTPLSLKRPPPYDSVHSGSLSRSSPSVPHSTARNTLQEGGKMVNVSVSTYGSSSQSSSRSRTPTSPLEELTSLFTSGRSLLRKSSSGRRSKEPAEKPLDELKIRSHSTEPLPKLENKERGGHHGTASSREPGKAQEWDGTPGPPMVSSRLGRSSVSPTMLAGSNSSEPKASCRLGRSASTSGVPPPSVTPLRQASDLQPSQVTCMQWLQGDHTMLDMIEKKRCLCKEIKARQKSEKGLCKQDSMPILPSWKKNTGTKKYSPPPYSKQQTVFWDTAI